Proteins from a single region of Argiope bruennichi chromosome 6, qqArgBrue1.1, whole genome shotgun sequence:
- the LOC129971673 gene encoding 28S ribosomal protein S30, mitochondrial-like: MVSHFIFRNPLRTTMFYKQLNFSINYINIRLQHQLAEITRQTCEYPPIVDMSEEGQRKHQRQMWYDSIKTMPTVEEKLYELAVQQRLHLKKYFLTCVPSSYTGIFFHQFITRTHSIEGLPDKINDINVEDELSDIKDTFNEVLLNYYHNPWQSQRPKQLSDYLIEKNAGSRLLNQLITQCYKRLASRNDHILESTIQHKPRINSFWWHGGFESEKDKMYERNLAFRYEEFPAFVIRIKKPLSPIVEMNDSLCATSEVINYNYHPDVFGFPSRTDDWLSSIPGFWPGDPNEFPLLQVFTSDKLHPLLMRIEKYDLKKIENSLGLLTSFGYLNTIANYQGFTPFHDITYPLVVQTILTNGQDFTFFVYQLNTIAFHEDVDNKDRRNLCWTSGKLRLFETVEDGQLKGVNEDVYRLLLKFMLNTPEVKEGQVLKPYLGVDTRTEDEIKNMRFFLRRMYSQQRAHDAHKDEVPMWVQIYKNHPEAPPSPYVKLA; encoded by the exons ATGGTTTCCCACTTTATATTCCGTAATCCTTTGCGGACAACAATGTTTTATAAGCAATTGAACTTTtcgataaattatataaatattcgatTACAGCATCAGTTAGCCGAAATTACCCGTCAAACCTGCGAATATCCACCTATTGTTGATATGTCAGAAGAGGGACAGCGCAAACACCAGCGACAAATGTGGTACGATTCTATCAAAACTATGCCCACcgtagaagaaaaattatatgaattagcTGTGCAACAGAGAttgcatctaaaaaaatattttttaacttgtgTTCCTTCTTCATACACTGGCATCTTTTTCCATCAATTCATTACTCGAACTCATTCAATTGAAGGTTTAcctgataaaataaatgatataaatgtcGAGGATGAACTATCTGATATAAAAGATACTTTTAATGaagtattgttaaattattatcacAATCCTTGGCAAAGTCAGAGACCAAAGCAGTTGtcagattatttaattgaaaaaaatgctggATCTCGGTTGCTTAATCAACTTATTACACAATGCTACAAAAGACTAGCATCAAGAAATGACCACATTCTAGAGTCCACT ATTCAGCATAAACCAAGAATAAATAGTTTTTGGTGGCATGGTGGATTTGAATCTGAGAAGGACAAAATGTACGAAAGAAATCTGGCTTTCAGATATGAAGAATTTCCTGCATTTGTGATACGTATAAAAAAACCCTTATCACCT aTTGTTGAAATGAATGATTCTTTATGTGCAACTTCAGAagttattaattacaattatcatCCTGATGTCTTTGGATTCCCCTCTAGAACAGATGACTGGTTATCATCTATTCCAG gATTTTGGCCTGGGGATCCAAATGAATTTCCACTTTTACAGGTTTTCACTTCTGACAAATTGCATCCTTTATTGATGAGGATTGAAAAATACGaccttaaaaaaatagaaaacagccTAGGTCTTTTGACTTCATTTGGATATCTAAACACAATTGCCAATTATCAAG GTTTTACACCATTTCATGACATAACCTATCCATTAGTGGTTCAGACAATCTTGACTAATGGCCAAGATTTTACATTTTTCGTCTATCAATTAAATACTATTGCTTTTCACGAGGATGTGGATAACAAAGACCGTAGAAATCTTTGCTGGACATCAGGGAAACTACGACTGTTTGAAACAGTTGAAGATGGTCAGTTAAAAGGTGTTAATGAAGATGTCTACAGgttattactgaaatttatgcTAAATACTCCTGAAGTGAAAGAAGGGCAAGTTTTAAAGCCCTACCTGGGGGTTGACACAAGAACTGAAGATGAGATTAAGAACATGAGATTCTTTCTAAGAAGAATGTATAGTCAACAGCGTGCTCATGATGCTCACAAAGATGAGGTGCCTATGTGGGTACAGATCTACAAAAATCATCCAGAGGCACCACCTTCTCCCTATGTAAAGTTGGCATAA